tcctgaaactttccaccttcagcagacgaacatgaaaacagccttctagtgtcaaactctgcacagtgaaggttgaacaagtgaagtaacaataagcaaaacacacttctgagtggagagggacttaaatgtatcaaaagtaaaagtattaaatgCAGAATATTGGCCCCATATAAGTGCTAATGTATTATTACTAGATCATTAATACTGATCATCAATGTGTAAGTTTACTTATgtcaaggtggagctaattttaactatttcaTATACAGTCCTGTTGGCTAGTTTTatctgtaaaaatgcaaaaatattttatgagcccatcatatgttttgtatgtcaAATCTTCAGTCATGAAATGGAAGAGCAAGTACCTAAAATTTGTGCTTAAGTACACTACTTtagtaaatatacttagttaTATTCCACCATTGCTCAAAATGAAGTGCTGCATTTCCAATGAggtaaaaagtattaaaaagcACAAAAGACTGATATTTACACATCAGAAGAATCACTTTGTTTTCTAAGATTACAGTATGCAAAGGTTGACCATAGCTATCACTTTTTCACACTGCTGTTTCATCACTGAAGCTCAGGGGAATATGAGGTGACCAGGTAATGAAACTACAGCAACTGCAGCCTTTTTATTGAAAATGACAGAGAGTGGAATCAACAGCTCTACAAAGCTGGCAACTAAAtgtatacacatactgtagccAACAGACCTCatcaaacattgtttttttttatttatacatttacacttgtttttttcttacccAGTTTTTGCTTATAATACTTACTGTAACATGCTGGATGCTTTGTGTGCTACCTTATTAAGTTGATGCACAATAATAGCTGCTATGTTTGACATGAACTGAGTTATCACAGAGGCCAGAAGACTAATtcttgtactttttaaaaaaaaattaaaaagtcatATGTCTACATTTAAGTGGAGTCGTGGTTTACGTGACAAAATCCAGTGTCACAATGCCGCTGAGCACTCATGcgatatttggtcataaagtaAAACCTGGAGGACAAAGAACGCACTCATATGTCTAACCTGCAGCAATTAAACAAATCTCAGTTATGATGGGATGtgaaaatagatttatttgatttatttttgttcagacTGCTGCctctacatctctctctctctcttacgtCCTCTCTCAGCCAGCCTGTCTGTGCCTGCCTCCAGCATACCTGAAGTTCCAGCCCACTTTTTCTAATaattttccctctctcccttcctcttttcctctgccGCTCTGAGCTGCTCTTTTCCTCTAGAATTTTTTGCTCCTCTCCTTGCAACACCTCTCCTATCTTCATTCAGATCGACTCAGTTCAATTAGCTTTAACGGCACATGTGACAGGAGCAAGTTACAATTATACTACAATGCTACAGCTCTCTACAACATTTGTGGTAATTTAAACTCTCCTGGAGGACTTAATGGCTCTCTATGACCACCCaagctttaaacacacacacacacacacacacacacacacacacacacacacagacatacacacacacacctgcaggtCCATTAAGTTACACTGACTTGACCTCTGCCTATACAAACACCTAGAGACAAGCATGGGCAGGCATGCTGCTGTGGATATAGGgttacacacatgcagaggCATACATATTTATGCAGGACATCCTCACACACGATTATGTTTTAAACAGACTCTCCGAGTGGCCTAGTCATGCCCACATCACAATAAAGACCTAAGACTGAGGAGATTAGATATGGAGAAAAAATAGAGTCACTAATTCTTTGCATTAGAAAAGAACCAGTTAAAGTGAATTGCACATTTGGTCATGACTAATCTTTGTGTAGCTACTGTGTTCACACTTACTTGAAGGAGACCACAGAGCAGACGGCTAACTAACTTAATATACAATTGTCTGTACAGtttgtacatttacattatgtACTGCATACCTGTCaggtttcatgttttattctcagCAACTCGTGATTTTGCAGGTGTTGCATGACAGtgaagtaaataaaatgtcacaatttgTCACACTATCAAagccaaaagagaaaaataataatacagttgTGTCATGATCCTAGTTTACATGGTGAATGCTAGTGTGGAATCCCATCCTTTGCTTCAATTGCTGTACAGCACAGGTGCCAGTCACACTAGCAAGAAGTAAAGGGAAGTGGCGCCTGTGGTCTCGCAGGTGTTCTGCAGTGTTCCTGAACACAGGACAACAAGAAGTGTGACCTTCACAATAAGAGAGCAAATTGCTGCAAATGGCTTAAACCAAATGTAGTAAATAGGACAGATGATGCAACACTGTTTTTCAAATACCACTCTAGCTTTTTAGTTTTGAAAGTActatttaaatgttgaaataggACCTCCAGGCCTCAATTTTCAAATGTTagaaatgaattattttttaaatagtgGCCTTTATTCCACTGTGTAGAATTATATATTATCtcatttaatctttaaaaacataatgagatgaatcaagagacagaaaaaacacacagatcttGGTATTCATTCTGCTTTTGATAATAACACTCAACCACATAATGACACATCTATCATTAACTGtagattaatgtttttttcatcttttaacaATTATGTAGATTGTAATTCTAAATATTTCTTTGTCATTTCATCTATCCTTACAATTACACCAAAGTAACTAACAGTATCTTTAAGGGGTTATTCCACAGAATTTTTTTCAACATCTTACCGCCTTCTAACTTATTTTACTTGATCTAAATTCTTTCCAACATATTGAGATCCCCATGAAATCTGCCACCTTTAAATCAATAGTCATGACTTCCATAactagaaaaaaacagaaaatttggCATTTTAGCCTCTATTGATAGTGAAGATGGACAGGGGacatgaggagagagaaagaggcatgGCATGCAAGGTCCCCTGCTTGAAATTGAACTGGGTACATACGCAGTCACAGTATGCTTCTTAACCAACAGGCTACCAGGACGTCTCATCTTCAGAAATGTTAAATCTTTGAGAAGTACCATGAGAAACCTCATGGAGTTTTGGGTAAACATTACTCAGCACTTTTTCAAAaagcattattattaatatcttttttatacacacattatgtgaaaaacaacagatCAATACTTTGTTCTTATGGCATAAAGGAGagaatttctttaaaatgaaatcatgttATCAGTGTCAAAGGCCTTATCAAATCTTTGTAATCAATTCTAGTCAAGTCTAGTATTAACCTCATATGTCTTCCTTACATGAAGCCTGATCAGTCTTCATTAGCATATATATTTTGcataaataaaccttttcaaaaatgGTAGCAAACAATTTGCATTAATATATTAGGACTAATGGATCTCCTTGAGAGTACTGTCCTGCTTGTGAGATATGAAACTTTGAGACCACAGAGATGATCTGAAACTGGTTTTCTTGGTGTTCCAATTTGAAACATCATGTAGTTACTCTCCTCCATATTTGTGGATCAAATCACCAGAGGAACAGCTTGTTGTCGTTCTACGTTCTTAGTGCTTTGTACATATGTAGATGTTTaagtctctttctctccttaatgcTGTAAAAGTAAAGCCTTTTATAAATTGTCTGACTTTGTGATCTGTATTTGAAATTGCAATGCTACATAATTACAAGGCATATGTTGTTTCACAGCTGTGTCTTCTATTGTCCGTGTGCATTGTTTGGACCTGAAAAGACACTGTTAGACAAAGTATGTATGTCTGTAAGTGGGCGTATCTTTAAAGCCGGGTCCTGCAGCTGGATCTCACTCTCAATCAAGCTCAATGTAAAGCGCCCACTAGTGGGTTACTGCTTCTACACATTGGTTATACACGTGTATTGTTTTCTCCAGTCGTGAAGCAGAAAGCAGCACAGTTGGCTAACAAGCAGCCTGGTCACCACATAACGGGAGAGCCGTACATTATGGGAGTTCTGAGCATGGCTAGGGCAAGACTGACCAATCAGGTCACTTGGCTGAAACTCCACACTGTTTTAACTCGATGTGTTGTCGACCTCAGTTGTCTACACCCATCCAACCCCAGACCAGCCTCATGTAATTCTATGTTGCAGTAATCACACACACGGGGAAGTCTACTTTCAGTAACGTGGTTTTCCACACATGCATGGCTGACTTTTAACTCTCAACTCTGTATTTCTAGCTTTATTCTACATCCAAACCAAAGTAGgcaaatgcacacacagttagaaacacacacacacacacacacacaggctgggTGCTATACCAAGTTCCTTTTTCAGGCTCACGTtgattttcctctctttcctcttctcgACTCAAAGTCAGATGTGGCGGAAATGCTCACTTAACACCAGAGATCTGTGGGAAAAATCCATGATATTGATATATCtaaatacacatacagacatgtaAAAGACACACATTATCTCTTCTCAAGGTAAATAACAAATGATAGTTAAGGGTTCATTCCAGCATTTTCAGAGAGCATTTCATTGATCCCTGCAGAGAGGCAGTGTCTTGAAGGTGCAGGTGATTAAATCTCCACGGAGGACATAGCAGTCTGAAGCAGAAGAAGTGTGTCTCATCCCCCTAATGGACAATTTCCTGAAGCTTCATGGCGCCCCCTTGTGGCCATGCTGGAAAGTTTCCATATGGTTTCGGCACAGCTGCTCTGAGAAACCAAAATCACCCTGCTCTGACAAAAAGAAGGATGATATTTTAACCCCAAAGTCCAAACAATTCTGTGATCATTTGGAACAGCATTTCAGCGGTTCATACAAACAGGAAAAGGTGCCTGACAGTGATTTTGACACAGGAGGTCCCTCAAATCACATCACATTTTGTAAGATTACAACTAcaattttaaagtttaatgtcTAAGAACTGAGCATTCTAATTATGTTTGCCatgtaatgttaaaaaaaaaacctttataaTCTGAACACGcctttgcatgctgggatttCTAACACTGTTTTATCAGGTAACTCTGAGAAACAAAGCAGCTCAAAACAGCCCAAAGCAGAAATAGAGCTAACGGAGCTAACAGAGCTAACGGATGTGTCAACTTCTCATCATACAACATACAGCCAATCAACTACAGAGTCCTGACTGAGCCCATTTTATTGGTCAATAAGCTCAGAGATTCAACAACTCTGCTTGTTAGAGGATTTATTATATAGGATATTTAAAGCAAcattcactgattttttttgtgttttttgtggctACTTTGTGGCtgcagaacaagctgaaaacacatcatTCTGTGAAGTTGTTATTGTTAGCAAAGACTTGTTTATTCAGGCTTCCAGCTGATACAGAAAAACATTAGCTTTCATGTGGAGTTGTATTTGTGTCCAGCTCATGGAAGTAAGTTCATCATTCACtcccttttagctctgttttggtctccaccaactcgtgaggaaaatatctggctttttagctgctaaatgctccactatgttcaccagctacttatttttctgtcttccaCTTGGTGCTGTGCAGTTAGTGTAAAGATCCAGAGATTGTACACTAACAGCAGCTGCCTGCTGGAACAAAAGGTTGGTATGAACAGATTTTGCAAGGCAGaagaccaaaacaataagctaaaTGTTGCTAAAAAAATCTCTGTTGAGCTGAGGGGAAACTTCAGAACTGGGCaataattctctgtggtttCATCACTACAAGAGATCCCTTCCACATTACACatattgttaatttcaaaaTATAATTCATGAAGCTTCAAGGTTTCTGTGCAAGAAAGTAAAAGtttaatgtaagatttaaaATGGTAACTTGATGTTGAATAGTCCGTGAATATTTTTCCAGCTTCAAATACTTACGGATAAAAGTACAACTATATCAATGACAGTCTTGCAACCATTTTCTCAATATTTGAGAacatatttgtttatatgttacATAAATTTAGATTTTGTTCTGACTTCAGTTTAtagaaaaaggggaaaatgttgattcacatgaaaataaTTTCTAAGATATTGAAAGAGGCAACTGTGTGATTTTTTCAGTAGTCATAAATAAgtcaaacacacttttatttcaagGTTATTAAACAGTTGAAAGGACAATCCACTTGCTGGTCAATATCAAGCTAACTTCACACTGATAGTAAAGCTTAatggagaggaaaggaaggaaacatTTAGTGCCTCTGCCATGATCACAGACATGAGACACAAACTGGGGAGGAAGAAGTACAGCAAACTTTTTTAAGCATGAGATTTTCTTAAGAAAGATGTGTTTAAGGCTTCTTGTAGCAGAAGAAGTACTTTCTTTGCTTGCAGTTTCTTATCTTGAGGAAACTAGTGCCGTTTTTCACCAGGGCACCACAGAACCTCTGACTTGGGCAGCCATGAATATCCATGTACTGCACTTCTTCTCCACTTATCCACAACCACTGACCAGCCAGGTAACGCAGGCCCGTCCACACCTGCCAACATTTAGCAGAGAGACataaacacagaggaggagcagctcagttacacatgcacactgtaGAAAACTACCCTACCTCATCAATCGTAGCCTCTTGCGCTTTCTCTCGTGCAAAGTTGTAGTCATCTTGAGTGAGTAGGGTGGCCAGGTCGTAGCGGTGGTTCCGGTAGGAATCAGCTGGCTGATTTGGGTCCACTGCCTCCAGAGCCCTGCAGTGAACTAATGCCTCCTCCCATGTCTTCTGCTCCTTCACCAGAACCAGCCTCTCGTCATAACACATGACAGTATGTGTGTAAGAACAAGGATGGCTGTGCCATGCGTAGTCAGACTTCCTCTTATAAGCACAGTTTTCATCCAAGTCTGGTTCATCTGCAAGAGGTATGAAAAATGGGAGTGCTTGACTGGAGTCACATTACAGATATTTActtcatttactgtatgtctagttaaaacattacaaaaaatgtatttgtatttttgccTTTATAGAGACAGAAACTGACaagaaatgaggagagagagatggagacaagGTAGTTCCCTAGCCAGATTTGAACCAAAGTCAAACCATTTTTATGGTAAAACTGTTTGGTATAGGCAGTTGGTTAGCTTAAGTGCTGCTCTGAGGTTATTTTAGGGCAAACATGAACTCTGATCTTATCCTGTTTAAGGCAAAGATGTCCCATTTTCATTCCAGCTTGTGCCATTTAGAGTGTCTGCGCTCACAACTTTATAGTATCTTCCACTTTTGTTGCTTGGCTGTATTTAATCCTGATCTGTTTTTTTGAAAACTAATTTACCAGAACTTCCACTTATGCAGGACGGCAGCATGGCAACTTTAACAGCatagttaaataaatgtgtctgtagCTTTCTCACTATACATGGCATCGCTGAGGTAACTGTCTACATATTCTGCTAACGTGGTTTGCGAAAAATATTTTGGAGGAAACATAATTGCTTGCCGGGACTATGTCGTCACAATCCAAGAATTGTGACGACTGCACACTTCACAGAAATCACAGGACAGTGGTCTGGGTGGATGACTGTGTGTACAAAGAGCAGGGCTTTAAACCAGAGACCGGGATTCGTATTCTCCATCCCACATACTGTTTAGGCTATTCAAACACTTTATGGAAATGATCatggttttgtttaaatgttgaaaaagcCAAATTCAAGTCAGCGCAAACTTTCTCAATCTTTCcataaacctgcagtgcagaacttttacatataaataaacatccTTTACATTCAAACCCTTGCCgtaatgctgattaagcctatcactgctagataaatctctctgtatttcacattatgccagagtttttaatctggtgttgggtttgacattcccgtgctggctggatgaatgcatgATTGCAGACTTCTGCCagctaacttccggttagctTGCTGCCAACTTGAGGggggataaaacaatttaattgcGTGGGTGTTCTAGACTTGTTattggaccgaatggatcaaattctgattcatttcgtgggggttgtgtgatgctcaaaacaatttatccactgttttacagctgcaacagtaatGATGGAGTAGGCAATGGTAGAGCCTATAATGTAATCGtgttttgacagtgtttttgtaattactctcactgccagaagggggagacagaaGTCCGCACTCCATCTTTAATATGTTAATGGAACACTAATTGTCATTTATCCACCAAATGCTGCATTAGGAAGTGGAATTAACAAGTGCCAAAATGacagcaaacacagcaaaatttTGCGTCCTGTGTACTGAATAAACAAAGCAGAACGTCTGAGTTGCATAACCAGGCATGCTGGAAACGTATAGGGGACTATTTCCTCTATGCAGGAATGCCAAACACACAATTAATGGTTCAGGCAAATGTGGAagaacagatgtgtgtgtttggatcaCCTGTGGCCTGAGGAACACAACAactgctttaaaaagaaaactccactgattttacacatcaaagtctgatTACAGGTGTTTGGaagtactactgcatatgtgaaaaaaagttgtataaaacatttttggctCCAGAGAGAGcagcattgtgggtaatgtaggtgctaggttttgacaaggaagaagaataaCGATATTTCTGGGTCTcctgcatcaattttgattcttttttgtAAACTGTTCTTCATGAGTCCGACAATGTTATAGGAGAGCAATACTAAATCAGTGGAGTAACCAGGCAAAGGTGGATCAGAAATAAGCTTGacttttgtctctttgtcagcaaaatgattttgttttgttttttgtttgtttttgttttttttctttttacatttttataatataaaataaaaaaatgattactAAGTGGATAGCACAGATATTAACACTGTAtggtgaaaaaaataatcaggtGTAATCTACAAAATCATTTTGAAGTTACTGGACTAATCTAGATATTCTTTACTCAGTTACAAGCAAGCCTTACTTACTGCCCTTCCAGGTGGTGAAGTTGGCGATCTCATCTCCTCTGGACCATTTCCATTTAGAGGTTGAATCAGCTCGGTACAAACCCAACCAGCCCTGGCCGGGTAAAAAGTCCAGATTCTgtatttcatctctgatggtgaCCAGGTCAGTGTGTCGCTGCCTGCAGAAGCTCTGTGCCTGGCTCCAGGTAAACTTGCCATGGTAATGTATGTACTTCGCAGTTCTCAGGCCTGACCAACCCCAACACCCAGGTgaaagcaggagcagcagggggaTAAGAATCCAgattttcatcatcatgttttccacCGGAGGGTTTCCATATACCTGCAGTCACATGCATGTTTTCATTCAGCATTTTTTATTGAGTGTTCTTGGTAGCTTTACATGCTAATCTGCTGTTATTGTGCAGAGAGATagattgttattatttttcagCAGAAGTGCAAccattttactttacttttttaaaatcttaccCAATCTAATCGACACTAAGCCACTAAATCACTCAGCTGGCAAACTACTAAGCTATGCGTCACAGTCAGTggcaacaaacaaaaatcagtgAGAGCCCTTCCCCTTTTAATACGTCCATTGTCGtgcctgtaaaaaaaactgaatcaacAAGTAAACACATGTATTTGTAGTGGTTATTGGGGTAATGAGTCTTTTCTCGacatactgtacttactgtTTGAAGCTTTCACTATGAGCTTTTAGAACATTATTTCCACATGTTTTCTAGGCCTTCATTATACCCCGGATAAAGGTGGAAAGCATCTTACTCTGACTCCTACACTGAGAAAGGATTGCTGTAATTCTTAATAAAAGACATCCAAATGAGACTTCACCAGAATCATGTTTTAATTGCAGGATTTAGGTGAATTAGTTTCCAAAAATTTCTTGCCCAGTCTGTTGCAACATAGAAGTAGTATAATAAAATTTTAGAGACTAAAAGGCACaatcaaaatatcagaaaacagaaagtaaTGTTAACAAGAACTCGTAAGTTATTAAATGTTGcagtcatttttcaccatcatAAAACTGGTCATATTTTAAAGTTATTATTCGAGAATCACTGTGCATTACAGGCATTATGAAATTGTATAATATTGTATGATActcaaaatatacaatataatcaGACTccttcatgttttatttcttgctcctttctgtgtttacttctTTGGAAGCCTGATCTAACTTTTTTAATGAGATTAATGTTTCAAAATTTCAAAGTTAACTAATGTTACTATTACTCCTATTTATTTAGCCAACAGTAATAGTTTACTTATACTGCTCAAATTAGAGATAACACCCCTGATCTCAACCATCATGTCAGTGGGACAGACAAAGGCTGCTCATTCCAATGGGTCTCAAAAGGTTAAACCATTCTATCAGCCCCTGTGCTCCTTCGCTTGTACCCTTTTAAAACTCACAATTTACTTGCTCTGTGATCAGAGGACTGAATGAGTATAAATCATCTTCATTTTATCAGCTCATAAATGCTTACAGGAATTCCTAAACTGCTGCACTGAAA
The genomic region above belongs to Thunnus albacares chromosome 17, fThuAlb1.1, whole genome shotgun sequence and contains:
- the LOC122967555 gene encoding secretory phospholipase A2 receptor-like — encoded protein: MMMKIWILIPLLLLLSPGCWGWSGLRTAKYIHYHGKFTWSQAQSFCRQRHTDLVTIRDEIQNLDFLPGQGWLGLYRADSTSKWKWSRGDEIANFTTWKGNEPDLDENCAYKRKSDYAWHSHPCSYTHTVMCYDERLVLVKEQKTWEEALVHCRALEAVDPNQPADSYRNHRYDLATLLTQDDYNFAREKAQEATIDEVWTGLRYLAGQWLWISGEEVQYMDIHGCPSQRFCGALVKNGTSFLKIRNCKQRKYFFCYKKP